The following proteins come from a genomic window of Candidatus Krumholzibacteriia bacterium:
- the fliN gene encoding flagellar motor switch protein FliN: MADQGMGPGGAGAPDAASEMIEHARSVGAGTGGGTGLDMLMNVELQLTVELGRCRMKIHDIVNLGSGSVVELSKLASEPVDILVNDSVFARGEVVVMVDHFAVKITELADRPDLGQEG; this comes from the coding sequence ATGGCCGACCAGGGTATGGGTCCCGGCGGCGCGGGTGCTCCCGACGCTGCGTCGGAGATGATCGAACACGCCCGGAGCGTGGGCGCGGGCACCGGCGGCGGAACCGGACTCGACATGCTGATGAACGTCGAGTTGCAGCTCACCGTGGAACTCGGGCGCTGCCGGATGAAGATCCACGACATCGTGAACCTCGGATCGGGGTCGGTGGTCGAGTTGTCGAAGCTCGCCAGCGAGCCGGTCGACATCCTCGTCAACGATTCGGTCTTCGCCCGGGGCGAGGTCGTCGTCATGGTGGACCACTTCGCGGTGAAGATCACCGAACTGGCCGATCGGCCCGACCTGGGCCAGGAGGGCTGA